AATAAAAATTCCTTTACTAATGTTTTATATCTATTTTTTCTTATTTCTTTATACCCTATCTCTATCTGGTTCCATAAAAAATCTATAGCGTAGGGAGTCTTTTCCAATTACTGAAGAAACCTCCTGTTAATAACAATCTCAGACTCTTCTTTTAGCTTGTCTATAAGCATCTGTATAACTGTTTTGTACTTGTTTTCTGTTAGTATCGGCTTGAGAATTTTTTCCATTTCCTTTTTTCTCTCTTTCTCAGGAGCTTCTATTTTTTCTAATTTTCCTATTAGAATACCTGTTGTTGTTCTGAAAGGACCTAAAATCTCTCCTTTTTTTCCTCTTACTATCCTGCCTAAATCCTCCTGTGATATACCGAACTCCATAGCAAGGGATTGAGCTGTTTCTCCTTTTATACTTTTGATTTCTCCTTTGTAGTTGTAAGCAAGGTTTTTCAGATCTTTTATCTGAGGAACAATTCCTTTCAGTTCCTCATAAATCTCTTTTTCCTTTTTCTTTTTGTACTCCCTTACTATTTTTCCTGCAATCTCTTCTCTGACTTTTTCAAGAGGGAGGGGCTTTGATACTTCTTTTACATATTTGATCAGGTAGTAATGTTCTTCATCAGAGACAAGGAGGATTTTTTTCTTATCTGAGAGATTTTTCAGCTCTTTTAGAAGTTTTTCAGATAGCTTTGCTTTGTTATCGTAAACAACATCTTCAAATATCTTTTTGACACCCTTTTCTGTTTTAACAGGTGTGTTGTTTTTTAGAGATTTATATATTTCCTGCGCTTTTTTCTGAGCTTTTTCAGTACCGAGACCTTTTATATCTATCTGGTATACTACTATCAATTTTCCTTTTTTTCCCGAAAAATCTTTTATGTTTTTGGTGTAATACTCTTTTATTTCTTTTTCTGAAGGCTTATACTCAGGGACTTTTATTAAAACAAACTTTCCTGTTATTTTTGCAAGCTGTTTGTTTATAAATGTGTTCAGTTCATCTTCCGATACATAAAAACCAACCTTTTGAAGAGTCAAAAGATGTCTTACAGAAAGCTCTTTTCTCAGTATTTCTTCAAAAAATGAAGGGGTCAGGTTTACCTGTGATAAAAATGCAAGGTATCTATCCCGTGAAAATTTGCCGTTTTCTTTGAAAGCTTCTATGTCAAGGAGGTATCTTTTTACCTCTTCTTTTGTTGCTTCAACACCTTCTTTCTGGGCCTCCTGAAATAAAAGCTCCTGTTCTATAACATTTCTCAAAGCATCTCTGTATATCTGCTTTTTCAGAGGAGCAGTATCTATACCTTTTGATTCCATCTGATTTGTTATAAGTGTTACCTGATAGTAGAATTCTGCCACAGGAATATCTTTCCCATTTACCTGAGCAACTCCCTGGATATTTCCTGAAAGTTTATACAGAACAAGAGCTACAAAAGCTGTTCCTACAAAGGCAAATGTTGTTATGAAAAGAATTACTTTCATCCATTTCGATTTCCCTACATTTATGAACATTCAGCTCCCCTTAACGGTAATTAGAATAAATATTTTACGATATTTTTTTCATGTTGTAATCTTGCCGTCAGATATTTTTATTATTCTGTGTGCATAAGAGGCTATCTGGGGGTCGTGGGTAATTAGTATTATTGTTTTTCCCTTTTTGTTCAGATCAACAAAAATATTCATTATCTCCTTTGCTGTTTTTGAGTCTAAAGCTCCTGTAGGTTCATCGGCTAAAATCAGCTCAGGATTATTGATTAAAGCTCTGCCTATAGCAACCCTCTGCTGCTGACCTCCAGAAAGCTGGGAAGGTTTGTTATTTTTTTTGTCTTTAAGACCGAGCATATCAAGTAGCTTTTCTGCTTCTTTTTCCTTTTCAGAAAATTTTTCTTTTGAGTATACAGCAGGAACAAGGATGTTTTCTAAAGCTGTAAGATATGGAATAAGGAAAAACTGCTGAAAAACAAAACCTATATACCTGTTTCTTATCTCTGATAGATGGTCATCGTCAAGCTGAGACACATCTTTCCCCAGCAGATAGTATTTCCCTGAGGTTGGGGTATCCAAACATCCGATTATATTCATCAGTGTTGTTTTTCCTGAACCTGAAGTTCCCATTATGGAGAGAAATTCCCCTTCATAAACGGTAAGGGATATACCCTTTAATGCTTCTGTTTTTATGCCTGCTGTTTCGTAGACTTTTGTTATATCTTCAAGTTTTATTATCTCTTTCATTTGAAGACCTTTGTTTTAACGGGAGCTGAGAATTTTACAGCTATCAGTTCTCCTTCTTTAAGACCTTCAACAACTTCTGTGTAGTTCTCGTCTATCCATCCTGTTTTAATATATCTTATGACAGGCTTGCCATTTTTTATTACATATACATACTGTTTTCCTTTCTCAAATCTTATCGCAGAATTAGGAACGATTATAGCGTTTTTCTTGACTCCTGCTATGATTTTTGTATAAACAGTCATCTCTGGTCTTAGATAAAGGGCGTATTCCTTTCTGACAGGAACTATTGCAAGGTAGTAGACTATATTTTGCTTTACTATAGGTTCTGGGTATATTTTTGTGATTTTTCCTGTAAAGATCTTATCTGGGAATGCGTCAACATGGTATTCTACTTTTTGTCCCGGTTTTATCTTTCCTATATCTGTTTCATCTACAAATATCTGTATCTCTAATTTATCAGGCTTTAGTATTGTCACAAGTTCTGCTGCTTGAAGTCCTGCAACGAGTGTTTCTCCTTCCCTCGCAACAATATTCGATACTATACCGTCAATGGGAGAATAAATTTCTGTGTATGATAATCTTACTTTCTGTCTCTCTAACTCTTTCTGAAGTACTTTTATATCATCTTCTGCTATCTTTTTTTCTGTTTCATACTCAAGCTTAAGTTTTTTTAACGTTTCCTGTGCAAGTTTCATCCTTGCTTTTTTTGTTTCAAGCTCTCTACGGGCTATCTCAAAACTTTCTTCCGTTGTAAACTCCTCTTTTAAAAGTTCCTTTTCTCTCTTAAATTTCCACAGTGCATACTCGTACTCTGCTCTGGCAACTTCAAGATTTTTCTCCGCCTCTCTTATTCTTGCAGGGTATACTTTGTTTATCTGCTCTAACTTATTTTTTGCCCTTTCAATCTGGTATTCTGTCTTCTCTATATTTTTTTTAAACTCCCTCTGATCTATTATTGCAATAAGCTGACCTTTTTTAACGTAATCTCCTATATCTATAAACATCTTCTGGACAAGACCTGTAGTTCTTGTCCCAATTTTCAGATAGGCATTTACCTGCGTCTTTACAATGGCTGTTGCATTAATAATATTTTTTATCTCTCCTCTTTTTACTTTTTCTGTTTTAAATACTTTTACCTGCTGTTTTTCTGTTCCTTTAAGTTTTGTATATAAAAACAATCCACCTATTCCTGTTAAAAGAACGAAAATCAGTACTGCTATCTTTTTCATTTTTCTTTACCTGAGGGAATTTTTTCCATTCCTATCCCCCTTTCTAAAACTGCTCTGGTTATGGCAATATTCAGCAAGGATTGGACGTATGTTTCATGGGCATCGGCAAGGGCGCTTTCTGCTGTAACAAGGGATATTATATCACCTTTACCTACTTTATACTCTCCAAGAGCCTGCTTGTAGTTATGTTCTGCTTCTTTTAAGAGGGTTTTTGCAACATTCACATTTTTATATGCTGTTTTTAGATCAAGATAGGTACTATACAGGTTCAGTATTATCTGTCTTTTTAACTCTTTTAGTCTGTACCTGTAAGATCTTTCATTTTCTCTGGCAGAAAGGTAGTTGTAATACCTTTTTAGACCTTCAAACACAGTCCATGAAAGGCCTACTCTAAAGGTGTTGTAATCTGAAGAACCGTATAAAGAACTGTAATCTCTATTTATAGAGTATGACAGGTAGACAGATGGCGTAAAAGAAAGTAAAGACTGTTTTACCTGAAGCTCAGACGCCTTAAGGTCATACCTGTACTGCTTGAAAATAGGTCTTTTTAAAGCTAACTTTTTAATAGTATCAAAATCAGGGATTTTATCATCCTCAAACTTTACTATAACTGTAGAGTCAACTTCTGTTTTTCTGTCTATAGGAAAACCTATCAGGCTGTTTAGGTTTGCTATTGATTTTTTGTA
This genomic stretch from Persephonella hydrogeniphila harbors:
- a CDS encoding peptidylprolyl isomerase gives rise to the protein MFINVGKSKWMKVILFITTFAFVGTAFVALVLYKLSGNIQGVAQVNGKDIPVAEFYYQVTLITNQMESKGIDTAPLKKQIYRDALRNVIEQELLFQEAQKEGVEATKEEVKRYLLDIEAFKENGKFSRDRYLAFLSQVNLTPSFFEEILRKELSVRHLLTLQKVGFYVSEDELNTFINKQLAKITGKFVLIKVPEYKPSEKEIKEYYTKNIKDFSGKKGKLIVVYQIDIKGLGTEKAQKKAQEIYKSLKNNTPVKTEKGVKKIFEDVVYDNKAKLSEKLLKELKNLSDKKKILLVSDEEHYYLIKYVKEVSKPLPLEKVREEIAGKIVREYKKKKEKEIYEELKGIVPQIKDLKNLAYNYKGEIKSIKGETAQSLAMEFGISQEDLGRIVRGKKGEILGPFRTTTGILIGKLEKIEAPEKERKKEMEKILKPILTENKYKTVIQMLIDKLKEESEIVINRRFLQ
- a CDS encoding ABC transporter ATP-binding protein, encoding MKEIIKLEDITKVYETAGIKTEALKGISLTVYEGEFLSIMGTSGSGKTTLMNIIGCLDTPTSGKYYLLGKDVSQLDDDHLSEIRNRYIGFVFQQFFLIPYLTALENILVPAVYSKEKFSEKEKEAEKLLDMLGLKDKKNNKPSQLSGGQQQRVAIGRALINNPELILADEPTGALDSKTAKEIMNIFVDLNKKGKTIILITHDPQIASYAHRIIKISDGKITT
- a CDS encoding efflux RND transporter periplasmic adaptor subunit yields the protein MKKIAVLIFVLLTGIGGLFLYTKLKGTEKQQVKVFKTEKVKRGEIKNIINATAIVKTQVNAYLKIGTRTTGLVQKMFIDIGDYVKKGQLIAIIDQREFKKNIEKTEYQIERAKNKLEQINKVYPARIREAEKNLEVARAEYEYALWKFKREKELLKEEFTTEESFEIARRELETKKARMKLAQETLKKLKLEYETEKKIAEDDIKVLQKELERQKVRLSYTEIYSPIDGIVSNIVAREGETLVAGLQAAELVTILKPDKLEIQIFVDETDIGKIKPGQKVEYHVDAFPDKIFTGKITKIYPEPIVKQNIVYYLAIVPVRKEYALYLRPEMTVYTKIIAGVKKNAIIVPNSAIRFEKGKQYVYVIKNGKPVIRYIKTGWIDENYTEVVEGLKEGELIAVKFSAPVKTKVFK
- a CDS encoding TolC family protein, translating into MRKIFTFFLIFFCTAYSLTVEEAIQLAEKNHPYLLQQKSTLGSYRYDYISSYGSFLPSVSVDYTYSRYRNSEDYFSRNYSLTFYWTVYNAGQNILINRIKKAMFSSFEKNFEETLLDIHYQVKKAYYQACADKEILRFRKIQLKAAQKNFDMAKKKLKLGLVKKSDYLQAKVRLENVRYMLVQAENEYKKSIANLNSLIGFPIDRKTEVDSTVIVKFEDDKIPDFDTIKKLALKRPIFKQYRYDLKASELQVKQSLLSFTPSVYLSYSINRDYSSLYGSSDYNTFRVGLSWTVFEGLKRYYNYLSARENERSYRYRLKELKRQIILNLYSTYLDLKTAYKNVNVAKTLLKEAEHNYKQALGEYKVGKGDIISLVTAESALADAHETYVQSLLNIAITRAVLERGIGMEKIPSGKEK